A genomic segment from Streptomyces antibioticus encodes:
- a CDS encoding cation diffusion facilitator family transporter, producing MHPRHGREPEERRPDTRTGPVLDARVGASGGPGAGGSAFTVVVATAANFGVALAKAVAGVISGSSAMLAEAGHSVADTCTELLLLVSLKRSKKPADEDHPLGHAPERYIWALLASVATFVGGGVFALYDGIHSLTHGETPGDPLVSYIVLAAAFVLEGLSLRTGLKQASGRAGYFKVPLLRYLRHTPDTAVKAVVMEDTAALVGLVLAALGLLGGQLTGSGVWDGIASILIGLLLVLVAVILGRANTELLVGRALPASARDAVRRELLTIRHIEDVMELTTLVQGPGEILVAAKVDFRDLSSAAEIEWACEEAETRLRALFPDIRRVYLDPTPPRRDG from the coding sequence ATGCACCCGCGCCACGGAAGAGAACCCGAAGAACGGCGGCCGGACACGCGCACCGGCCCGGTGCTGGACGCCCGGGTGGGTGCCTCGGGCGGTCCCGGAGCGGGCGGGTCCGCCTTCACCGTCGTCGTGGCGACCGCCGCCAACTTCGGTGTCGCCCTCGCCAAGGCCGTCGCCGGCGTCATCAGCGGTTCCAGCGCGATGCTGGCCGAGGCCGGGCACTCGGTCGCCGACACCTGCACCGAACTGCTGCTCCTCGTCTCCCTCAAGCGCAGCAAGAAGCCCGCCGACGAGGACCATCCGCTGGGGCACGCGCCCGAGCGCTACATCTGGGCGCTCCTCGCCTCCGTCGCCACCTTCGTCGGCGGCGGTGTGTTCGCCCTGTACGACGGCATCCACTCCCTGACCCACGGCGAGACCCCGGGCGATCCGCTGGTCTCCTACATCGTGCTCGCCGCCGCCTTCGTCCTGGAGGGGCTCTCGCTGCGCACCGGGCTCAAGCAGGCGTCCGGCCGCGCGGGGTACTTCAAGGTCCCGCTGCTGCGCTATCTGCGTCACACGCCCGACACCGCCGTCAAGGCGGTCGTCATGGAGGACACGGCCGCGCTCGTCGGCCTGGTGCTGGCCGCGCTGGGGCTGCTCGGCGGGCAGCTCACCGGGTCCGGGGTGTGGGACGGCATCGCCTCGATCCTCATCGGGCTGCTGCTCGTCCTCGTCGCGGTGATCCTGGGCCGCGCCAACACCGAACTCCTCGTCGGCCGCGCCCTGCCCGCGTCCGCGCGGGACGCGGTGCGCCGGGAGCTGCTGACGATCCGGCACATCGAGGACGTCATGGAACTGACGACCCTGGTGCAGGGCCCCGGAGAGATCCTGGTCGCCGCGAAGGTCGACTTCCGCGACCTCTCCAGCGCCGCCGAGATCGAGTGGGCCTGCGAGGAGGCGGAAACCCGGCTCCGCGCACTGTTCCCGGACATCCGGCGCGTCTACCTGGACCCGACCCCGCCCCGCCGCGACGGCTGA
- a CDS encoding GreA/GreB family elongation factor, protein MSSEPAPISSAARDALERELADLHRERGAVAATLKDSDMQVGDEADAADELQRADDLTRLDDRISEITTRLEQADVAGPPPTDVVGVGSTVAVRFADGTVETFQIGETATDADPTLVTADSPLGRALLGHHVGDTVSYDAPDGPASAVVVSLGEPRDSRD, encoded by the coding sequence ATGTCCAGCGAACCCGCGCCGATCAGCAGCGCCGCCCGTGACGCCCTCGAACGGGAACTCGCGGATCTCCACCGGGAACGCGGCGCGGTCGCGGCCACGCTCAAGGACTCCGACATGCAGGTCGGCGACGAGGCCGACGCGGCGGACGAGCTTCAGCGGGCCGACGATCTGACCCGTCTGGACGACCGTATCTCCGAGATCACCACCCGGCTCGAGCAGGCCGACGTGGCGGGGCCGCCGCCCACCGACGTGGTCGGCGTGGGCAGCACCGTGGCCGTGCGGTTCGCCGACGGCACGGTGGAGACCTTCCAGATCGGCGAGACGGCCACGGACGCCGATCCGACGCTCGTCACCGCGGACAGCCCGCTCGGGCGCGCCCTCCTCGGTCACCACGTGGGCGACACGGTGAGCTACGACGCACCCGACGGACCGGCGTCCGCGGTGGTGGTGTCTCTGGGCGAGCCACGGGACTCCCGTGACTGA
- a CDS encoding DUF1345 domain-containing protein, with product MSTWLPVGAVPRLAGSVVLGAAVGVAVGLTTDAPLGALAAIAAMELFFVLAGWVVLWPMDAAATHRNARREDFEPVVEELVVVGVALCGLVAIVLLLLHGDTSDTRHAATALCGVFTAWAALHLMYATRYAYVYYEDSGGGIDFNSDSPPAYRDFFYFSYNLGMTYQVSDTNVSSTTIRSIVLRHCLMSYVFGTGILATAINLVVGIVSS from the coding sequence ATGAGCACCTGGTTGCCGGTCGGTGCCGTGCCCCGTCTCGCCGGTTCGGTGGTCCTCGGGGCCGCGGTCGGCGTGGCCGTCGGGCTGACGACCGACGCGCCGCTGGGCGCCCTGGCCGCGATCGCCGCGATGGAGCTGTTCTTCGTCCTGGCGGGCTGGGTGGTGCTGTGGCCGATGGACGCGGCCGCCACCCATCGCAACGCCCGCCGCGAGGACTTCGAGCCGGTCGTCGAGGAACTCGTGGTGGTCGGGGTGGCCCTGTGCGGCCTGGTCGCGATCGTGCTGCTGCTCCTGCACGGCGACACCTCCGACACCCGGCACGCGGCGACCGCCCTGTGCGGGGTCTTCACGGCCTGGGCCGCCCTGCACCTGATGTACGCGACGCGCTACGCCTACGTGTACTACGAGGACTCGGGCGGCGGCATCGACTTCAACTCGGACAGCCCGCCCGCGTACCGGGACTTCTTCTACTTCAGCTACAACCTCGGCATGACGTACCAGGTGTCCGACACGAACGTCTCCAGCACCACGATCCGCTCGATCGTGCTGCGGCACTGTCTGATGTCCTACGTCTTCGGCACCGGCATCCTCGCGACCGCCATCAACCTGGTCGTGGGAATCGTCAGCAGTTGA
- a CDS encoding type III effector protein, protein MDDRPTPTSFLAAAAALDSINETLHTARTPRHGEPPEPVPTSAEQALAALLLLREVRDQLAAWEPGLIEEARAAGANWADLAHPLGVSSRQAAERRYLRVRPGGPGTTGEERVRATRDRRAADRTVTAWARDNAADLRQLAGRITALTDLPASARTSLAALTTALADNDAAALVSPLTATHAYLTSGHSDLAARVDDVARHTDRLRRDSGDQRRGPRRPAGS, encoded by the coding sequence ATGGACGACAGGCCCACCCCCACCTCCTTCCTCGCCGCCGCCGCAGCGCTCGACTCGATCAACGAGACCCTGCACACCGCCCGGACCCCGCGGCACGGCGAGCCGCCCGAGCCCGTCCCGACCAGCGCCGAGCAGGCCCTCGCCGCGCTGCTCCTGCTGCGCGAGGTGCGCGACCAGCTCGCCGCCTGGGAGCCGGGACTGATCGAGGAGGCCCGTGCCGCGGGCGCCAACTGGGCCGATCTCGCCCACCCGCTCGGGGTCTCCAGCCGCCAGGCCGCCGAACGCCGCTATCTGCGCGTACGCCCGGGAGGCCCCGGGACGACGGGCGAGGAGAGGGTGCGGGCGACCCGTGACCGCAGGGCCGCCGACCGCACGGTCACGGCCTGGGCCCGTGACAACGCGGCGGACCTCCGTCAGCTCGCCGGCCGGATCACCGCGCTCACCGACCTCCCGGCCTCCGCCCGCACCTCGCTCGCCGCGCTCACCACGGCCCTCGCCGACAACGACGCGGCCGCCCTCGTCAGCCCCCTGACGGCCACGCACGCGTACCTGACCTCCGGGCACTCCGACCTCGCGGCCCGCGTGGACGACGTCGCCCGGCACACCGACCGGCTCCGCCGGGACAGCGGCGACCAGCGGCGCGGCCCCCGCAGACCGGCGGGTTCCTGA
- a CDS encoding Hsp20/alpha crystallin family protein, with the protein MLMRTDPFRELDRLTQQLLNTTGTWSRPSAMPMDAYREGEEYVIALDLPGVSPDAIDIDVERNMLTVKAERRPVAKADDVQMELSERPLGVFSRQVVLADTLDTEHIRADYDAGVLTLRIPIAERAKPRKIAIGGGTARKQIGG; encoded by the coding sequence ATGTTGATGCGCACCGACCCGTTCCGTGAGCTGGACCGCCTCACCCAGCAGCTCCTGAACACGACCGGTACCTGGTCGCGGCCGTCGGCGATGCCGATGGACGCCTACCGGGAGGGCGAGGAGTATGTGATCGCCCTCGACCTGCCGGGCGTCTCCCCGGACGCGATCGACATCGACGTCGAGCGGAACATGCTGACCGTCAAGGCCGAGCGGAGGCCCGTCGCCAAGGCCGACGACGTGCAGATGGAACTCTCGGAGCGCCCGCTGGGCGTCTTCTCCCGCCAGGTCGTGCTGGCCGACACCCTGGACACCGAGCACATCCGGGCGGACTACGACGCGGGCGTGCTGACCCTGCGCATCCCGATCGCCGAGCGCGCCAAGCCCCGCAAGATCGCCATCGGCGGCGGCACGGCCCGCAAGCAGATCGGCGGCTGA
- a CDS encoding DUF2267 domain-containing protein, with product MTFEQMLERVRYEGAYPTRERAEDAVRTVLAAFGRQLTGDERVELAARLPHEAAVAFTSEIPAVEPLTGWGFVKDLAARTGGTAATTRWDTGTVLRVVAQLAGEDLLRRILARLPSGHALLFGRAELPRPGAEPECSHGVPASAG from the coding sequence ATGACGTTCGAGCAGATGCTGGAAAGAGTGCGCTACGAGGGCGCGTACCCCACGCGTGAGCGGGCCGAGGACGCCGTGCGCACCGTACTGGCCGCGTTCGGACGCCAGCTCACGGGCGACGAGCGCGTGGAGCTGGCGGCCAGACTGCCGCACGAGGCCGCGGTCGCCTTCACCTCCGAGATCCCGGCCGTCGAACCGCTCACCGGCTGGGGCTTCGTGAAGGACCTGGCCGCCCGCACCGGCGGCACGGCGGCCACCACGCGCTGGGACACGGGCACCGTCCTCCGCGTCGTGGCCCAGCTCGCCGGCGAGGATCTCCTGCGGCGCATCCTCGCCCGGCTCCCTTCGGGCCATGCCCTGCTGTTCGGCCGCGCCGAGCTGCCGAGACCGGGCGCCGAGCCCGAGTGTTCTCACGGGGTACCGGCGTCCGCGGGGTAG
- a CDS encoding DUF488 domain-containing protein: MNRICTIGHSTRDVDEVVAMLRNNAVTCLVDVRSFPSSRKFPQWNQDAIVEALPPDIGYRWIRELGGRRHTPKDVASVNDAWRVKAFRDYADYMATDAFAEGLRELIELAGHERPAIMCSEAVPWRCHRRLITDALIVAGVEVVNIMSPTTTKPAVLDRNARVQDGRLTYPADAGTP; this comes from the coding sequence ATGAACCGGATCTGCACGATCGGGCATTCCACGCGTGACGTCGACGAGGTGGTGGCGATGCTGCGGAACAACGCGGTCACCTGCCTGGTGGACGTCCGGTCGTTCCCGTCGTCCAGGAAGTTCCCGCAGTGGAACCAGGACGCGATCGTCGAGGCGCTGCCTCCGGACATCGGTTACCGGTGGATCCGCGAGCTGGGCGGGCGGCGGCACACGCCGAAGGACGTGGCGAGCGTGAACGACGCCTGGCGGGTCAAGGCGTTCCGTGACTACGCCGACTACATGGCCACCGACGCCTTCGCGGAGGGGCTGCGCGAGCTGATCGAGCTGGCCGGGCACGAACGGCCGGCGATCATGTGCAGCGAGGCGGTGCCCTGGCGCTGCCATCGCCGGCTGATCACGGACGCCCTGATCGTCGCGGGTGTCGAGGTCGTGAACATCATGTCCCCCACGACGACGAAGCCGGCCGTCCTGGACCGCAACGCCCGTGTCCAGGACGGCCGGTTGACCTACCCCGCGGACGCCGGTACCCCGTGA
- a CDS encoding SpoIIE family protein phosphatase — protein MDDVRCGWCDAPLPDDAARNRRYCGPLHRQAAWRARRRWRAAADARRATLLTGTDLLDRAQAVATRAVDPSPAHDSDAGRLCAEAAEVPDLADQLVRNAVRADRQAGATWAQIGAGLGIGGEAARNRYGRGRTAVATTPLPGTDPVPAPEEQPGHVLEALRPCLVEVVRETGASAGLLYLVSLDGRVLRLAATSGVPPKIAALWERLRVAASGPVADAVRERRLVWLASQAELTRRYPKAALVLPYDVALAAAPLVAGPMVRGALVLLWPGSRPPRLGAQERRAVGAARDRMSALLERAAEDGQPVLPGRAPRHVAPARGPTAGPAEAQAAADFANRLPEGCCALDPEGRITFVNAAAAELLGRRVADLAGVLLWEALPWLDDPAFEDRYRAAVLSHRPTSFTALCPPDLRLDLRLCPDGSGVSLRITPVGIAATADTVDRPGSEHQGTGGLYDLMHLAATLTEAASVRDVVELAADHIMPAFDAQGFVLSLAEGGRLRVVGHRGYRPEVIEFLDLPPFKDATAPTVRALTTGAPLFFASPREMARLNPAIPRLTGRGSWAFLPLIASGRPVGCCVVSYQRPHTFAPGERAVLTSLAGLIAQAVDRARLYDAKHQLAHSLQTGLLPATLPTVPGLRVAARYLPGARDMDIGGDFYDVIRCGGAGVAAAIGDVQGHNVNAAALMGQVRTAVHATAGAPPAEVLARTNRLLTDLDSGLFTSCVYAHLDLAGRTVRLATAGHPPPLLRRPDGRTEILDLPPGLLLGIDPGAEYEATEIPLPPGAVLALYTDGLIEAPGVDLGDATAVLAGHLAREDPRDLDAMADALLQRSPSCGDDVALLLLHPPPPP, from the coding sequence ATGGACGATGTTCGGTGCGGCTGGTGCGATGCGCCGCTACCGGACGACGCCGCCCGCAACCGACGGTACTGCGGCCCGCTGCACCGGCAGGCGGCCTGGCGGGCCCGACGCCGGTGGCGCGCAGCGGCGGACGCACGCCGGGCGACCCTGCTCACCGGCACGGACCTGCTGGACCGGGCCCAAGCCGTGGCGACGCGCGCGGTCGACCCGTCCCCGGCGCACGACTCCGACGCGGGCCGCCTCTGCGCGGAGGCCGCGGAGGTACCGGACCTGGCCGACCAACTCGTACGCAACGCCGTACGGGCCGACCGCCAGGCCGGCGCGACCTGGGCCCAGATCGGCGCGGGGCTGGGAATCGGGGGCGAGGCGGCGAGAAACCGGTACGGACGCGGGCGCACGGCCGTCGCCACGACACCGCTTCCGGGCACCGACCCCGTCCCGGCACCGGAGGAGCAGCCCGGTCACGTCCTGGAGGCGCTTCGGCCCTGCCTGGTCGAGGTGGTGCGTGAGACGGGTGCGTCCGCCGGGCTGCTCTACCTGGTGTCGCTGGACGGGCGGGTGCTGCGGCTGGCGGCGACCAGCGGGGTGCCGCCGAAGATCGCCGCACTCTGGGAGCGGCTGAGGGTGGCGGCCTCGGGGCCCGTGGCCGATGCGGTGCGGGAGAGGCGGCTGGTGTGGCTCGCCAGTCAGGCCGAACTCACGCGGCGCTACCCGAAGGCCGCGCTCGTGCTGCCGTACGACGTGGCGCTGGCCGCCGCCCCGCTCGTGGCCGGGCCGATGGTCCGGGGTGCGCTGGTGCTGCTGTGGCCCGGCTCGCGCCCGCCGCGGCTCGGCGCCCAGGAGCGCCGGGCGGTCGGCGCCGCCCGTGACCGGATGAGCGCGCTGCTGGAGCGGGCCGCCGAGGACGGGCAGCCGGTCCTGCCGGGGCGCGCGCCGCGCCATGTCGCCCCGGCGCGCGGCCCCACCGCCGGGCCCGCCGAGGCGCAGGCCGCCGCGGACTTCGCCAACCGCCTCCCGGAAGGCTGCTGCGCGCTGGACCCGGAGGGACGGATCACCTTCGTCAACGCGGCGGCCGCGGAGCTGCTGGGGCGCCGGGTGGCGGATCTGGCCGGGGTGCTGCTGTGGGAGGCGTTGCCATGGCTGGACGATCCCGCGTTCGAGGACCGTTACCGGGCCGCCGTGCTCAGTCACCGGCCCACGTCGTTCACCGCCCTGTGCCCGCCGGACCTGCGGCTCGACCTGCGGCTCTGCCCGGACGGCTCGGGGGTCAGCCTCCGTATCACCCCGGTCGGGATCGCCGCGACGGCCGACACCGTCGATCGACCGGGGTCCGAGCACCAGGGCACCGGCGGCCTCTACGACCTGATGCACCTCGCCGCCACCCTCACCGAGGCCGCGAGCGTGCGGGACGTCGTCGAGCTGGCCGCCGATCACATCATGCCCGCCTTCGACGCCCAGGGATTCGTGCTGTCCCTGGCCGAGGGCGGCCGGCTGCGGGTCGTAGGACACCGCGGCTACCGGCCCGAGGTGATCGAGTTCCTCGACCTGCCGCCCTTCAAGGACGCGACCGCACCCACCGTGCGCGCCCTCACCACGGGCGCCCCGCTCTTCTTCGCCTCACCGCGCGAGATGGCCCGGCTCAACCCGGCCATCCCGAGGCTCACCGGCAGGGGATCCTGGGCCTTCCTGCCGCTGATCGCCTCCGGGCGCCCCGTCGGCTGCTGCGTGGTCTCCTACCAGCGCCCCCACACCTTCGCCCCCGGCGAACGGGCCGTCCTGACCTCCCTCGCCGGACTGATCGCCCAGGCCGTGGACCGCGCCCGCCTCTACGACGCCAAGCACCAGCTCGCCCACAGCCTCCAGACCGGCCTGCTCCCCGCCACCCTCCCGACCGTGCCCGGACTGCGCGTGGCCGCCCGCTACCTCCCCGGCGCCCGCGACATGGACATCGGCGGCGACTTCTACGACGTCATCCGCTGCGGCGGAGCCGGTGTCGCCGCCGCCATCGGCGACGTCCAGGGCCACAACGTGAACGCCGCCGCCCTCATGGGGCAGGTCCGCACCGCCGTCCACGCCACCGCAGGGGCCCCGCCCGCCGAAGTCCTCGCCCGCACCAACCGGCTGCTCACCGACCTCGATTCGGGCCTGTTCACGAGCTGCGTCTACGCCCACCTCGACCTCGCCGGCCGCACCGTCCGCCTGGCCACCGCCGGCCACCCGCCGCCCCTGCTGCGCCGGCCCGACGGCCGCACCGAGATCCTCGACCTGCCGCCCGGGCTGCTGCTCGGCATCGACCCCGGCGCCGAGTACGAGGCCACCGAGATCCCGCTGCCGCCCGGCGCCGTACTGGCCCTGTACACCGACGGTCTGATCGAGGCGCCCGGTGTCGACCTCGGGGACGCCACCGCCGTCCTCGCCGGACACCTCGCACGCGAGGACCCCCGCGACCTCGACGCCATGGCCGACGCCCTGCTCCAGCGCTCCCCGTCGTGCGGTGACGACGTCGCCCTCCTCCTGCTCCACCCGCCACCACCGCCGTGA
- a CDS encoding gala protein yields the protein MTQPTPVRCPAIEHPDIPVGDPAALEPLLDRLRSARRVGTDESFPVGTLRADGRVDLCKQGLGTAGAARLLPVAAASAHATHLLLGTNTIGDDGARAVADALTDGHGLHTLYLGCNRIGPDGVTVLADALTGDDTVRALWLKRNPAGDAAARALAAALRRNTALRTLDLVNTGLTSDGLAALLDALTARPRPVERLFVGGNGLTADAAPLLAALIRDAGVRELYLPANHLGDEGAAILAAAADPARPVRLGLGGNGIGPAGARALAGSLAGIEALDLGRPMSERSLGAPANTTGDEGAHALAAALPGSPLRRLELCHTGLTGRGAKTLLAAVPDGSPLEYVGLGPGLPRKVKRSFTQRLRATVGTHPDLRAIGSVYR from the coding sequence ATGACGCAGCCGACACCCGTACGCTGCCCCGCGATCGAGCACCCGGACATCCCGGTCGGCGACCCCGCCGCACTGGAGCCGCTGCTCGACCGGCTGCGATCGGCACGGCGGGTCGGGACGGACGAGAGCTTCCCCGTCGGCACCCTGCGCGCCGACGGCCGCGTCGACCTGTGCAAGCAGGGCCTCGGCACGGCCGGTGCCGCACGGCTGCTGCCCGTCGCCGCCGCCTCCGCCCACGCCACGCACCTCCTGCTCGGCACCAACACCATCGGTGACGACGGCGCCCGCGCGGTCGCCGACGCCCTCACCGACGGACACGGCCTCCACACCCTGTACCTCGGCTGCAACCGCATCGGCCCCGACGGTGTCACCGTGCTCGCCGACGCGCTGACCGGCGACGACACCGTCCGCGCCCTGTGGCTCAAGCGCAACCCGGCCGGCGACGCCGCCGCCCGCGCCCTGGCCGCGGCGCTCCGCCGCAACACCGCGCTGCGCACCCTCGACCTCGTCAACACCGGGCTGACCTCCGACGGTCTGGCAGCCCTGCTCGACGCCCTCACCGCCCGGCCCCGCCCGGTGGAACGCCTGTTCGTCGGCGGCAACGGCCTCACCGCCGACGCCGCCCCGCTGCTCGCCGCCCTGATCCGGGACGCGGGCGTGCGCGAGCTGTACCTCCCCGCCAACCACCTCGGCGACGAGGGCGCCGCGATCCTCGCCGCCGCGGCCGACCCCGCCCGCCCCGTACGCCTCGGCCTCGGGGGCAACGGCATCGGCCCCGCCGGCGCCCGTGCCCTCGCCGGATCGCTCGCCGGGATCGAGGCCCTCGACCTGGGCCGGCCCATGTCCGAACGCAGCCTCGGCGCCCCCGCCAACACCACCGGCGACGAAGGCGCCCACGCCCTGGCCGCCGCCCTCCCCGGCAGCCCGCTGCGCCGCCTGGAGCTGTGCCACACCGGACTCACCGGGCGCGGCGCGAAGACCCTGCTGGCCGCCGTCCCCGACGGCTCGCCCCTGGAGTACGTCGGCCTCGGCCCCGGCCTGCCCCGCAAGGTGAAGCGGTCCTTCACCCAGCGGCTGCGCGCCACCGTCGGCACACACCCCGACCTGCGTGCGATAGGGAGCGTCTACCGGTGA